Genomic segment of Sarcophilus harrisii chromosome 4, mSarHar1.11, whole genome shotgun sequence:
ATGATGAGGGTTGAGTCCTTGTAGGAATCCTCGTTGAGGGTGTCCAGCTCGGCGATGGCGTCGTCAAAGGCGGTCTTGGCCAGGTGGCAGGCCTGCTCCGGGGCGTTCTGGATCTCGTAGTAGAAAACGGAGTAGTTGAGGGCCAGGCCCAGCCGGATGGGGTGGGTGGGCTGCATGTGCTCCTTGCTGATCTCGTGGGCCTCGCTGTAGGCCTTCTCAGAGGACTCCACCACCGTGGCCCGCTTCTCTCCCGTGGCCACTTCTGCCAGGTAGCGGTAATAGTCCCCCTTCATCTTCAGGTAGAAGACCTTGCTCTCGTACTGTGTCTCGCTGCAGTTCTTGATCAAGTAGTTGTCCAGCAGGCTCAGGACGTCCTGGCAGACGGCCTCCAGCTCCTTCTCAATCTTCTCGCGGTAGGCCCGGACCATCTCGATCTTCTTCTCGTTGCCGTCGGCGGACGTCTTCTGCTCGATGCTGCTGATGACTCGCCAGGAGGAGCGCCGGGCCCCAACCACGTTCTTGTACGCCACCGAGAGCAGGTTTCTCTCTTCATTGGACAGAGGTTCGTTCAGTTCGGTCACCTGGGTtgggaaagacaaaaaagacaatCGAGTAAAGGTGATATTAGT
This window contains:
- the YWHAG gene encoding 14-3-3 protein gamma; amino-acid sequence: MVDREQLVQKARLAEQAERYDDMAAAMKNVTELNEPLSNEERNLLSVAYKNVVGARRSSWRVISSIEQKTSADGNEKKIEMVRAYREKIEKELEAVCQDVLSLLDNYLIKNCSETQYESKVFYLKMKGDYYRYLAEVATGEKRATVVESSEKAYSEAHEISKEHMQPTHPIRLGLALNYSVFYYEIQNAPEQACHLAKTAFDDAIAELDTLNEDSYKDSTLIMQLLRDNLTLWTSDQQDDDGGEGNN